Proteins from a genomic interval of Natator depressus isolate rNatDep1 chromosome 20, rNatDep2.hap1, whole genome shotgun sequence:
- the SH2D3A gene encoding SH2 domain-containing protein 3A yields the protein MGREEAYAEVTMELAKEKLRKELEEELKLSTEELRSHAWYHGCLPREEAESLLGEDGDFLIRDSGSSQGDYVLSCRWLGETLHFKIIRVVLRPRQGYSRTLFQFEQDQFDNVPALVRFYVGNCKPVSETSGAVVSRPVNRDVPLRWLQERYGATGQPRLDEQEPAEGDAAPAHRLGHHRLTAGEMPTEGNLLRVKDRSGSQPTGLDQLGRRPLLYTAQSDSNLRTGSPEVPAGTQEWSKLPPPSPVFRTGSDPVLRPPAPRCLDPEGGAALSGSEGQLHSKAPPKPLRAPSMLVGDTPQEQPSTYCELVPKAPAGLRSHVARLHTEEKWRGRARATDTAFGFLEDEGVPLPRPRHYEEEMGDFVRPLLETASSFQPHSFPSLLLPPDNKPLEPGALKRLKDLFTRHDCRTMALHVLYMDCLVGRITRVSREQQQAMGVSSGLELITLPHGHQLRLDLLERHHLMALGIAVDILGCTGGVAERAATLHKIVQLAVELKGSAGDLFALSAVMKGLQLPQVARLDQTWQKLRQSHTESAIAFEKDLKPFVKRLNRGEGNSSPGEVAVPHLLPLISLMEGEQLWDDHEESCDLLLRTLESARSIATSAGAYKATAEAKLQGFQATPELLEAFQTEFALRLFWGSKGAAADRAERYRKFDAILTVLSQKLEPARKTEP from the exons ATGGGCCGGGAG GAGGCCTacgcagaggtgaccatggagttgGCCAAGGAGAAGCTcaggaaggagctggaggaggagctgaagcTCAGCACGGAGGAGCTGCGGAGCCACGCGTGgtaccatggctgcctgccacGGGAG GAGGCCGAGTCCCTGCTGGGGGAGGACGGGGATTTCCTGATCCGGGACTCAGGCTCCAGCCAGGGGGACTATGTGCTGTCCTGCCGCTGGCTGGGCGAGACCCTGCACTTCAAGATCATCCGGGTGGTGCTGCGCCCTCGCCAGGGCTACTCCCGCACCCTCTTCCAGTTTGAGCAGGACCAGTTTGACAACGTGCCGGCCCTGGTGCGCTTCTACGTGGGCAACTGCAAGCCCGTCTCGGAGACCTCGGGCGCCGTGGTCTCTCGGCCCGTCAACCGGGACGTGCCGCTGCGCTGGCTGCAAGAGCGCTACGGGGCCACCGGCCAGCCCCGTCTGGACGAGCAGGAGCCGGCCGAGGGGGACGCGGCTCCTGCCCACAGACTCGGCCACCACAGACTCACCGCTGGGGAGATGCCGACAGAGGGGAACCTGCTCCG GGTGAAAGACAGGAGCGGGAGCCAGCCCACCGGGCTGGATCAGCTGGGCCGGCGCCCCCTGCTCTACACGGCGCAGTCAGACAGTAACCTGCGGACAG GCAGCCCGGAAGTTCCAGCCGGCACCCAGGAATGGAGCAAGCTCCCGCCCCCCTCGCCCGTCTTCCGCACTGGCAGCGACCCCGTGCTgcggccccccgcccccaggtgcCTGGACCCCGAGGGGGGTGCAGCCCTGAGCGGCTCGGAGGGGCAGCTGCACTCCAAGgctccccccaagcccctgcgggccccttccatgctggtgggCGACACCCCCCAGGAGCAGCCCAGCACCTACTGCGAGCTGGTGCCCAAAGCCCCGGCCGGCCTGCGGAGCCACGTGGCTCGGCTGCACACCGAGGAGAAGTGGCGTGGCCGGGCCCGGGCCACGGACACGGCCTTCGGCTTCCTCGAGGACGAGGGGGTGCCGCTCCCCCGGCCACGCCACTACGAGGAGGAGATGGGGGACTTTGTGCGCCCCCTACTGGAGACAGCCTcctccttccagccccacagcttcccctCGCTCCTCCTGCCCCCCGACAACAAGCCCCTGGAACCCGGCGCCCTCAAACGGCTCAAGGACCTCTTCACCCGGCATGACTGCCGGACCATGGCCCTGCATGTCCTCTACATGGACTGTCTG GTTGGCAGGATCACCAGGGTgtccagggagcagcagcaggcgaTGGGGGTAAGCTCGGGTCTGGAGCTGATCACCCTGCCTCATGGGCACCAGCTGCGCCTGGACCTGTTGGAAAG GCACCATCTCATGGCCCTGGGCATCGCGGTGGACATCCTGGGCTGCACAGGGGGCGTGGCGGAGCGAGCTGCCACCCTGCACAAGATCGTCCAGCTGGCCGTGGAGCTGAAGGGCTCGGCCGGGGACCTGTTTGCTCTGTCGGCCGTGATGAAGGGCCTGCAGCTGCCCCAG GTTGCACGGCTGGATCAGACGTGGCAGAAGCTGCGGCAGAGCCACACCGAGAGCGCCATCGCCTTCGAAAAGGACCTCAAGCCCTTCGTGAAACGCCTCAACCGGGGGGAAG GGAACTCCTCCCCCGGAGAGGTCGCCGTCCCTCACCTCCTGCCTCTCATCAGCCTCATGGAAGGGGAGCAGCTCTGGGACGACCACGAGGAGAGCTGCGACCTCCTCTTACGGACGCTGGAGTCCGCTCGCTCCATCGCCACCAGCGCCGGGGCATACAAAGCCACCGCAGAGGCCAAGCTCCAAG GATTCCAAGCCACGCCGGAGCTCCTCGAAGCTTTCCAAACCGAGTTTGCGCTCCGCTTATTCTGGGGCAGCAAAGGAGCGGCCGCGGACCGGGCTGAGCGCTACAGGAAATTTGACGCCATCCTCACGGTGCTGTCCCAGAAACTAGAACCAGCGAGGAAAACGGAGCCCTGA